The following are encoded in a window of Mycobacteroides chelonae CCUG 47445 genomic DNA:
- a CDS encoding DUF4129 domain-containing protein, translating to MPTVDIDRESAAEAAQHELAKPIYEHPSPLDRLVNWIIEHLNYLEFRASEVPGGWFTIVVTALIVIAVVVLLVRIARRAIRTKGGADFGLFESAELTAAEHRAAAELAASQGDWASAIRHRLRAVARQLEERTILTPVPGRTANELAADASRELPSLAPEFRSSAEIFNDVSYGERPGTEQSYRKIADLDDHIRDAPVLLTSTEPGAMTGWEAVR from the coding sequence ATGCCGACCGTCGACATCGACCGCGAATCAGCGGCCGAGGCGGCCCAACACGAACTCGCCAAACCGATCTACGAGCACCCCTCGCCACTGGACCGTCTGGTCAACTGGATCATCGAACACCTGAACTACCTGGAGTTCCGGGCCAGCGAGGTTCCCGGCGGCTGGTTCACCATCGTCGTCACCGCGCTCATCGTCATCGCCGTCGTGGTGCTGTTGGTGCGCATCGCCCGCCGCGCCATCCGGACCAAGGGCGGCGCGGATTTCGGGCTCTTCGAATCAGCCGAGCTAACCGCGGCGGAGCATCGAGCGGCCGCGGAACTTGCCGCATCCCAGGGTGACTGGGCCTCGGCAATCCGCCACCGGCTGCGCGCCGTGGCACGCCAACTCGAAGAACGCACGATCCTCACCCCGGTGCCGGGACGTACCGCCAACGAGCTGGCTGCCGACGCATCACGCGAATTACCCTCACTGGCACCAGAATTCCGATCGAGTGCGGAAATCTTCAACGACGTGAGCTACGGCGAACGCCCAGGCACCGAACAGTCCTATCGCAAGATAGCCGACTTGGACGACCATATCCGCGATGCCCCGGTTCTGTTGACATCCACAGAACCCGGCGCGATGACGGGCTGGGAGGCGGTGCGGTGA
- a CDS encoding AAA family ATPase produces MVTQATTTGNSEDAARKALAALREQIATVVVGQDSVVSGLVVALLCRGHVLLEGVPGVAKTLLVRTLSAALSLEFKRVQFTPDLMPGDVTGSLVYDARTAAFEFRAGPVFTNLLLADEINRTPPKTQAALLEAMEERQVTVDGTPRPLPNPFIVAATQNPIEYEGTYQLPEAQLDRFLMKLNVSLPERDQEIAILERHAHGFDPRNLSHVTPVASAADLEAGRAAVGRVLVAPEVLAYVVDVIRATRQSPSLQLGASPRAATALLATSRAWAWLSGRNYVTPDDVKAMARPTLRHRIGLRPEAELEGATSDRVLDGILVTVPVPR; encoded by the coding sequence ATCGTGACACAGGCAACCACCACCGGGAACTCTGAGGACGCCGCGCGCAAGGCCCTGGCCGCGTTGCGCGAACAAATCGCCACCGTGGTCGTGGGGCAGGATTCCGTGGTCAGCGGACTGGTCGTAGCGCTCCTGTGCCGCGGGCACGTCCTGTTGGAGGGCGTACCAGGAGTTGCGAAAACCCTTCTGGTGCGTACGCTCTCGGCGGCGCTGTCCCTGGAGTTCAAGCGGGTGCAGTTCACTCCCGACCTGATGCCGGGTGACGTCACCGGGTCGCTGGTCTACGACGCGCGTACCGCGGCATTCGAGTTCCGGGCCGGTCCGGTGTTCACCAATCTGCTGCTGGCCGACGAGATCAACCGCACCCCGCCCAAGACGCAGGCGGCACTGCTGGAGGCCATGGAGGAGCGTCAGGTGACGGTCGATGGCACGCCACGGCCGCTCCCGAATCCCTTTATCGTCGCTGCGACCCAGAATCCTATCGAATATGAGGGCACCTATCAGCTGCCCGAGGCTCAGTTGGACCGCTTCCTCATGAAGCTCAATGTGTCTCTGCCGGAACGTGATCAGGAGATCGCCATCCTGGAACGGCACGCGCACGGATTCGACCCCCGCAACCTGTCGCATGTCACTCCGGTCGCTTCTGCCGCCGACCTGGAGGCCGGACGCGCCGCGGTGGGCCGCGTGCTGGTGGCCCCGGAGGTGCTCGCCTACGTGGTCGACGTCATCCGCGCCACTCGCCAGTCGCCCTCGCTGCAGTTGGGCGCCTCCCCGCGCGCGGCGACGGCTCTGCTGGCGACATCCCGTGCATGGGCGTGGCTTTCCGGCCGCAACTATGTCACCCCAGACGACGTCAAGGCGATGGCGCGCCCGACGCTGCGCCACCGCATCGGCCTGCGCCCCGAGGCCGAGTTAGAGGGCGCCACCTCGGACAGAGTGCTCGACGGCATCCTCGTCACGGTTCCGGTGCCACGCTAG
- a CDS encoding class I SAM-dependent methyltransferase, producing the protein MTEKSATQEFDLAFEAAYRGERPDGLGVRPPWSIGEPQPEIATLIAEGKVRGEVLDAGCGEAATALYLAEVGHTTVGLDSAPKAIELAKGYAAERGLTNASFAVADISAFTGYDGRFDTIIDSTLFHSMPVELRDGYQRSIVRAAAPGARYYVLVFDRAAFPAESPVNAVTENELRDAVSKYWAIDEIRPAKIYANFNGFEPGVAQGFARHQVEPDGRSSVPAWLLSAHLAG; encoded by the coding sequence ATGACTGAGAAGAGCGCCACACAGGAATTCGATCTCGCGTTTGAGGCCGCGTACCGCGGCGAGCGTCCCGACGGTTTGGGTGTCCGGCCGCCGTGGAGCATTGGTGAACCACAGCCCGAGATCGCGACGCTGATCGCCGAGGGCAAGGTGCGTGGGGAGGTGCTTGACGCCGGTTGCGGCGAGGCAGCGACCGCGCTGTATCTCGCCGAGGTGGGGCACACCACCGTAGGTCTGGACTCCGCGCCCAAGGCCATCGAGCTGGCGAAAGGCTATGCGGCCGAACGCGGCCTGACCAATGCCAGTTTCGCGGTTGCCGACATTTCGGCCTTCACGGGATACGACGGGCGGTTCGACACCATCATCGATTCGACGCTGTTCCACTCGATGCCTGTCGAGCTGCGCGATGGCTATCAGCGTTCGATTGTGCGGGCTGCGGCGCCGGGCGCACGCTACTACGTATTAGTCTTCGATCGCGCCGCGTTCCCGGCGGAATCACCCGTCAATGCTGTTACCGAAAATGAACTGCGGGATGCGGTTTCGAAGTACTGGGCCATTGATGAGATCCGCCCGGCCAAGATCTACGCGAACTTCAACGGATTCGAACCGGGTGTGGCGCAGGGGTTCGCACGGCACCAGGTCGAGCCCGATGGCCGGTCATCGGTGCCGGCGTGGCTACTTTCGGCGCATCTGGCGGGCTAG
- a CDS encoding DNA-3-methyladenine glycosylase family protein — protein sequence MDIRRTLGIHRRGSTDPTYRVSPGGSITRGSYTPDGPGVLTISREDKTVVGRAYGDGAGWLLDRLPRLLGADDEPEALTPKHEVVTRLIQGAKGVRLGATDRVWEALVPAVLEQKVPGAEAWRAWRYLINRVGTDMGDAKVPPPQREWLDIPSWEWHKSGAEPVRMRTVRIAANIDVETKPEHLTSIHGIGPWTEAEVRIRALGDPDAVPVGDYHIAGQVGFALTGEKIDDAGMLELLEPYAGQRYRVIRLIELIAPKPERRGSRMPVRDYRNF from the coding sequence TTGGATATACGCCGAACCCTCGGCATCCACCGGCGCGGCTCGACTGATCCCACGTACCGGGTATCCCCCGGCGGATCGATCACCCGGGGCTCCTACACCCCGGATGGCCCTGGGGTACTGACGATCTCACGCGAAGACAAAACCGTCGTCGGCCGGGCCTACGGTGACGGTGCCGGGTGGCTGCTCGATCGCCTGCCACGCCTGTTGGGCGCCGACGACGAACCCGAAGCGCTCACACCCAAACACGAGGTTGTCACCCGGCTGATCCAGGGCGCGAAAGGTGTCCGTCTTGGCGCCACCGATCGCGTGTGGGAGGCTCTCGTTCCTGCCGTGCTGGAACAGAAGGTGCCCGGCGCAGAGGCCTGGCGTGCCTGGCGGTATCTCATCAACCGTGTCGGCACCGACATGGGCGACGCCAAGGTTCCACCACCCCAACGAGAATGGCTCGACATCCCGTCGTGGGAGTGGCACAAATCCGGTGCCGAACCGGTCCGCATGCGCACCGTCCGCATCGCTGCCAACATCGACGTGGAAACCAAGCCAGAGCACCTGACCTCGATCCACGGCATCGGACCGTGGACCGAGGCCGAGGTCCGCATTCGCGCGCTCGGCGATCCCGACGCCGTGCCCGTCGGGGACTACCACATCGCCGGGCAGGTGGGATTCGCGCTCACCGGCGAAAAAATCGACGATGCCGGCATGCTGGAACTTCTCGAACCCTATGCCGGACAACGCTATCGAGTCATTCGGCTCATCGAACTCATCGCACCCAAGCCGGAGCGGCGTGGATCACGGATGCCGGTGCGCGACTACCGCAACTTCTGA
- a CDS encoding Rv0518 family GDSL lipase has protein sequence MVRLAAFVIAFVFLFGVAAPQPAPARPYRLAYLGSGLNHVAVVSDSYTTGTKEGGLGAKSWTSLAWRILGREGVRINADVAAEGRAGYGVRGDHGSVFADLTDRVVRPDDELVVFFGSRNDQDVDPDVYAEATRRTLASARRTAPAAKLLVIGPPWPTADVPDVVLQLRDILYGEAHAIGASWVDPLAERWFVGRPELIGSDGVHPNDAGHAYMADKIAPLIGTRLTRRL, from the coding sequence GTGGTTCGTCTGGCGGCGTTCGTCATCGCATTCGTGTTTCTCTTCGGGGTGGCTGCCCCGCAGCCTGCACCGGCGCGCCCCTACCGACTGGCCTACTTAGGTTCCGGACTGAACCATGTCGCGGTGGTCAGCGATTCGTACACCACCGGCACCAAGGAAGGCGGCCTGGGCGCCAAATCGTGGACGTCGCTGGCGTGGCGGATCTTGGGGCGCGAAGGTGTCCGCATCAACGCTGACGTCGCCGCCGAAGGGCGTGCCGGATACGGCGTGCGCGGTGACCACGGCAGCGTCTTCGCCGACCTCACCGACCGGGTAGTGCGTCCCGACGACGAGCTGGTGGTGTTCTTCGGTTCGCGCAACGACCAGGATGTCGATCCGGACGTGTATGCAGAGGCGACCCGTCGCACGCTGGCGTCGGCACGGCGCACGGCGCCGGCGGCCAAGCTGCTCGTGATCGGCCCACCGTGGCCGACGGCCGACGTACCCGACGTGGTGCTGCAACTGCGCGACATTCTGTACGGCGAGGCCCATGCGATCGGTGCGTCGTGGGTGGATCCGCTGGCCGAACGCTGGTTCGTTGGACGCCCGGAGCTGATCGGCTCCGACGGTGTGCACCCCAACGATGCCGGGCACGCCTACATGGCCGACAAGATCGCCCCGCTCATCGGTACCCGGCTGACCCGACGGCTCTGA
- a CDS encoding HNH endonuclease signature motif containing protein, whose product MSPIDDLLTTATAVVESSCDELNNPELLSALRQLEIAQRKITAASHTLTARLVERGSPVALGGTSFAEVLARHLSVSTATARRRLSDAAHLGPRRAFTGEPLLPLLPHTALALREGRIGDEHVRIVRRFFDVLPDAIDTDTRESAEQRLASMGTEFGPEQLRAGADRIAALINPDGRFSDVDRARMRGISIGRQGTDGMSAISGLLDPETRAYLDAVLSKLAAPGMCDPRDESPTTEGEPDAAAAERDTRTTAQRNHDGLRACLRSTLTSGKLGSHHGLPVTVVVSTTVSEMQSAAGQAISGSGNLVPIPDLIRMAAHALHYLAIFDDDGRPLYLGRSKRIATADQRIVLHAKDRGCSAPGCTVPGYLCQVHHVDDWCDDGPTDIDNLTFACGPHHRLLQQGWTTRKRRSDGITEWIPPPHLDTGQSRTNDYHHPERFILDF is encoded by the coding sequence ATGAGTCCAATCGACGATCTACTGACGACAGCCACCGCAGTCGTCGAGTCGTCGTGTGATGAACTCAATAATCCCGAGTTGCTCTCCGCACTAAGACAACTGGAAATCGCACAACGCAAGATCACCGCGGCCTCACACACGCTCACGGCCCGGCTGGTGGAACGCGGATCACCGGTCGCGTTGGGCGGTACGTCATTCGCGGAGGTACTGGCACGGCACCTCTCGGTAAGTACCGCGACCGCTCGGCGTCGCCTCTCTGACGCCGCACATCTCGGCCCGCGGCGCGCATTCACCGGCGAGCCCCTACTACCTTTACTCCCGCATACCGCCCTCGCATTGCGGGAGGGCCGTATCGGCGACGAGCACGTGCGGATCGTCCGCAGGTTCTTCGACGTCTTACCCGACGCGATCGACACCGATACCCGCGAGTCTGCCGAGCAGCGATTGGCATCCATGGGAACCGAATTCGGCCCGGAACAACTCCGCGCCGGCGCCGACCGGATCGCGGCTCTGATCAATCCCGACGGCCGGTTCTCTGACGTCGACCGTGCCCGTATGCGGGGCATATCGATCGGACGCCAGGGAACCGACGGAATGAGCGCCATCAGCGGCCTGCTGGATCCGGAGACTCGCGCCTACCTCGACGCAGTGCTGAGCAAGCTCGCGGCGCCGGGCATGTGCGATCCTCGCGATGAATCTCCCACGACCGAAGGTGAACCCGACGCGGCGGCCGCCGAGCGCGACACACGAACTACCGCCCAGCGAAACCACGACGGACTACGGGCGTGCCTGCGCAGCACCTTGACCTCGGGCAAGCTGGGCTCACATCATGGATTGCCCGTCACCGTCGTGGTGTCCACGACGGTGAGCGAGATGCAGAGCGCAGCCGGTCAGGCGATATCGGGTAGCGGCAACCTAGTGCCCATCCCCGACCTGATCCGGATGGCCGCCCACGCCCTGCATTACCTCGCGATATTCGACGACGACGGCCGCCCGCTCTACCTGGGTCGGTCCAAAAGGATCGCCACCGCCGATCAGCGAATTGTCTTACACGCCAAAGATCGTGGCTGTTCGGCGCCGGGATGCACGGTGCCCGGCTATCTCTGCCAGGTGCATCACGTCGACGATTGGTGCGACGATGGACCGACCGACATCGACAACCTGACCTTCGCCTGCGGCCCGCACCATCGGCTGCTCCAACAGGGCTGGACCACCCGAAAACGCCGCAGTGACGGGATCACCGAATGGATTCCGCCGCCGCATCTCGATACCGGCCAGTCCCGCACCAACGACTACCACCACCCCGAGCGGTTCATCCTGGACTTCTAG
- a CDS encoding acyltransferase family protein: MRGGEIKALTGLRIIAALWVVLFHFRPLLEDAVPGFRSALTPVLNCGAQGVDLFFILSGFVLTWNYLDKMGDRWSTRETLHFLWLRLARVWPVYLVTMHLAALWVIFTMHVGHIPPKDVNGYDAMSYARQLFMVQLWFRPYFDLSSWNGPAWSISAEWLAYLLFGGLVLVIFRMARATRARSLMVLAVVASLPPVIILLLTGQFYTPWSWLPRIVMQFTAGALACAAVSRLRLTHRSRHIAGYVAIAIIAAIVGSLYFLDAHPISGVTDSSGVVDVLFVPLVMALAVGIGPLPTLLSTRIMVYGGQISFGLYMVHELVHVSWTWATKQFELSLTDPGGGWIVIGLIALSVVLSMALYHGVEEPGRRWMRRMIGVTKPAITDHHVPHNGHKHQVPVDVTDSDREPVSTGVTSR; encoded by the coding sequence GTGCGCGGCGGAGAGATCAAGGCCCTCACAGGGCTTCGCATCATCGCCGCGCTCTGGGTTGTGCTTTTTCACTTCCGGCCTCTGCTGGAGGACGCGGTCCCCGGATTCCGATCCGCGCTGACCCCCGTTCTCAACTGTGGCGCTCAAGGCGTCGACCTCTTCTTCATCCTCAGTGGGTTCGTACTGACCTGGAACTACCTCGACAAAATGGGCGATCGCTGGTCCACCCGCGAGACGCTGCACTTCCTGTGGCTGCGCCTGGCCCGGGTGTGGCCCGTGTACCTGGTCACCATGCATCTGGCCGCGCTGTGGGTCATCTTCACCATGCACGTCGGACACATACCGCCCAAGGACGTCAACGGATACGACGCCATGAGCTACGCGCGTCAGCTGTTCATGGTGCAGCTGTGGTTCCGTCCGTACTTCGACCTGTCCAGCTGGAACGGTCCGGCGTGGTCTATCAGCGCTGAATGGCTGGCTTACCTGCTCTTCGGCGGACTGGTCCTTGTCATCTTCCGGATGGCGCGCGCGACCCGCGCCCGCAGCCTGATGGTTCTGGCCGTGGTGGCCTCGCTGCCGCCGGTCATCATCTTGCTGCTGACGGGGCAGTTCTACACACCGTGGAGCTGGTTGCCGCGCATCGTTATGCAGTTCACTGCGGGCGCCCTCGCGTGTGCTGCGGTGAGCAGGCTGCGACTCACTCACCGTTCCCGCCATATTGCCGGCTACGTGGCGATCGCGATCATCGCGGCGATCGTGGGCTCGCTGTACTTCCTGGATGCCCACCCGATCTCCGGAGTTACCGATAGCAGCGGGGTAGTGGACGTGCTGTTCGTACCGCTGGTGATGGCGCTGGCGGTCGGCATCGGCCCGCTACCCACACTGCTCTCCACGCGCATCATGGTCTACGGCGGTCAGATCTCCTTTGGGCTGTACATGGTGCATGAGCTCGTGCACGTCTCCTGGACATGGGCCACCAAGCAGTTCGAGCTCTCACTGACCGACCCTGGCGGCGGTTGGATCGTGATCGGCCTGATTGCGCTCTCGGTAGTGCTGTCCATGGCGCTGTATCACGGCGTGGAGGAACCCGGACGGCGCTGGATGCGCCGGATGATCGGCGTCACCAAGCCAGCGATCACCGATCACCATGTTCCGCACAATGGCCATAAACACCAGGTGCCCGTGGACGTGACGGACTCCGATCGGGAGCCGGTGTCGACCGGTGTAACGAGTCGATAG
- a CDS encoding DUF58 domain-containing protein, whose protein sequence is MIPTGRAGLAALLGALLILVSPWPVRLFWLLLLALAVVIAIDIVAAASPRRLTFVRSGPDSIRLGESADITLQIQNPGRRVRGWVRDSWAPSMRATPRAHRLNLRTGERTQIVTSLHPLRRGDHRPATVTVRTVGPLGLAGRQGRHDVPWQLRVLPPFLSRKHLPSRLAKLRELEGAIPVLIRGQGTEFDSLREYVVGDDVRSIDWRASARRNDVVVRTWRPERDRRILVVLDTGRTSAGRIGVDPTSGDPSGWPRLDWAMDAALLLVALASRAGDRVDFLAHDRAVRSQVSGASRNELLPLVVNAMAPLEPSLVESDARDLVATIRRKSRHRSLIVLLTDLNPEALEEGLLPLLPQLTSHHHLLVAAVSDPRVEDMVKPENSTGPGNIRSLDVEQVYDAAAAERTRGGRRHIVTLLRRQGVEVVDAPPDEIAPALADRYLSLKASGRL, encoded by the coding sequence GTGATTCCCACCGGACGCGCGGGATTGGCGGCGCTGCTCGGCGCGCTGCTGATCCTGGTGTCGCCGTGGCCGGTTCGGCTGTTCTGGCTGCTACTCCTGGCGCTCGCGGTGGTGATCGCCATCGATATCGTCGCCGCTGCCAGCCCGCGCCGTCTCACCTTTGTCCGGTCGGGGCCGGATTCCATCCGGCTTGGTGAATCCGCAGACATCACCCTGCAGATCCAGAATCCGGGCCGCCGGGTACGCGGATGGGTCCGCGACAGTTGGGCACCGAGCATGCGTGCCACACCACGGGCACACCGGTTGAATCTGCGCACCGGCGAACGCACGCAGATCGTTACCTCCTTGCACCCCTTACGCCGTGGCGATCACCGGCCGGCCACCGTGACCGTGCGCACGGTGGGACCGCTGGGGTTGGCCGGGCGGCAGGGGCGTCACGACGTGCCGTGGCAGCTGCGCGTGCTGCCCCCGTTCCTGAGCCGCAAGCATCTGCCGTCCCGCCTCGCCAAGTTGCGCGAGCTCGAAGGCGCCATCCCTGTGCTCATCCGGGGCCAGGGCACCGAATTCGATTCGCTGCGTGAATATGTCGTGGGCGATGATGTCCGGTCCATCGACTGGCGTGCCTCCGCCCGGCGCAATGACGTGGTGGTACGCACCTGGCGCCCGGAACGAGACCGCCGCATCCTCGTGGTGCTGGACACCGGCCGCACTTCGGCGGGACGCATCGGTGTCGACCCGACATCGGGTGATCCCTCTGGGTGGCCGCGGTTGGATTGGGCGATGGACGCCGCATTGCTGTTGGTGGCATTGGCATCTCGCGCCGGAGATCGCGTGGACTTCCTGGCGCACGACCGCGCGGTGCGCTCGCAGGTTTCCGGAGCATCGCGCAACGAACTACTTCCACTGGTGGTCAACGCGATGGCGCCGCTGGAACCCTCGCTTGTCGAATCCGACGCCCGCGATCTCGTGGCCACCATTCGTCGCAAATCCCGTCATCGCTCGCTCATCGTGCTGCTCACCGACCTGAATCCCGAGGCGCTGGAGGAGGGCCTGCTACCGCTGCTTCCCCAGCTGACCAGCCATCACCATCTGCTGGTGGCCGCGGTCAGCGATCCACGTGTCGAGGACATGGTCAAGCCCGAGAACTCCACGGGGCCAGGAAATATCAGGTCACTCGACGTCGAGCAGGTCTACGACGCGGCCGCCGCCGAACGTACCCGTGGCGGACGCCGACACATCGTCACCTTGTTGCGCCGTCAGGGTGTCGAGGTTGTCGATGCCCCGCCGGACGAGATCGCCCCGGCCCTTGCCGACCGGTATCTGTCGTTGAAGGCGTCCGGACGCCTGTAG
- a CDS encoding DUF4350 domain-containing protein, translating to MGGGAVTTSTSTATSPRLRDRWRTWAWILTALVAIVVTGLLVTKSPRPEGYLDPEAVTQRGGHALAQLLRDRGVTVTRATTIAEVRAAMRPDSQLMVLDNGNLTDEILDSLVAIPGDRLLLAPYSATRERLASQARITSYQSDEIVEPNCDLREAQQAGTIQTYIGPTYTFTNPGPGQISCYGGTLLRYPEGTRTITVLGDDTLLSNLQLAKQGNAALAMNLAGRSSHLVWYVPERPKVGTSAQPKSMGDLIPDQVSMAIWQLCIVVLLLALWRGRRLGPVVAEKLPVIVRASETTEGRGRLYRSRRARDLAAASLREAATYRIVRRLGLPVDETPQVVTTTVAQRIGRNPIEIHHVLFGPVPSDDQQLTNLTRQLDLLERQVRES from the coding sequence CTGGGAGGCGGTGCGGTGACCACCAGCACCAGCACCGCCACCTCTCCCCGTCTCCGGGACCGTTGGCGCACCTGGGCATGGATCCTGACCGCATTGGTCGCCATCGTCGTCACGGGTCTACTGGTCACCAAATCGCCTCGGCCCGAGGGCTATCTCGACCCCGAAGCCGTGACCCAGCGGGGCGGGCACGCTCTCGCGCAACTGCTGCGCGACCGCGGTGTCACCGTCACACGCGCCACCACCATCGCCGAGGTCCGTGCCGCGATGCGTCCCGACAGCCAGCTCATGGTGCTGGACAATGGGAATCTCACCGACGAGATACTGGACTCTCTGGTTGCGATTCCCGGGGATCGTCTGCTGCTGGCGCCGTACTCCGCGACCCGTGAGCGGCTGGCCTCGCAGGCACGCATCACCTCATACCAAAGCGATGAGATCGTCGAACCGAACTGCGATCTCCGGGAAGCTCAGCAGGCCGGCACCATTCAGACATACATCGGCCCCACCTACACATTCACCAACCCGGGTCCCGGCCAAATCAGCTGTTACGGCGGTACTCTGCTGCGTTACCCAGAGGGCACCCGCACCATCACCGTGTTAGGCGATGACACCCTGCTGTCCAACCTGCAACTCGCCAAGCAGGGCAATGCGGCATTGGCCATGAATCTGGCCGGCCGCTCCTCGCACCTGGTCTGGTACGTCCCCGAACGGCCGAAGGTGGGCACCAGCGCCCAACCGAAATCGATGGGCGATCTGATCCCCGACCAAGTGAGCATGGCCATTTGGCAGCTCTGCATCGTCGTACTGCTGCTCGCTCTCTGGCGGGGCCGCCGCCTGGGGCCCGTGGTCGCCGAAAAGCTTCCGGTGATCGTGCGCGCTTCGGAAACCACCGAGGGGCGCGGGCGCCTCTACCGGTCGCGCCGTGCCCGCGACCTCGCTGCCGCATCGTTGCGCGAGGCAGCCACCTACCGGATCGTGCGCCGACTCGGCCTCCCTGTCGACGAGACGCCGCAGGTCGTCACCACCACCGTCGCTCAGCGAATAGGACGCAACCCCATCGAGATTCACCATGTGCTGTTCGGCCCCGTCCCGTCGGACGACCAACAGCTCACCAATCTGACTCGACAACTGGATCTTCTGGAAAGGCAGGTACGCGAATCGTGA
- a CDS encoding glycerophosphoryl diester phosphodiesterase membrane domain-containing protein, translating into MTPAPPALKPGIIPLRPLDLSALYNGAVAAIRANPKATIGLTAVVVVISQLLTFALQAGPILGLLSGVGSFDANSDDAFAAAFGIGYFGGAAIGYVITMLVTIVLSGMLTVTVGRSVFGEHTTPSEAWQRAKPRIWALIGLAFLSALLLTLPLAIGIAGVVGLALTVGPWGAVPAGFALGFGFLALYFYLIPVFALASPVLILERQSVFGAIGRSISLVRKGYWRLLGILLLTSIIVGIVAGILGMPFSLGGQIGMGLGSSNTSSTTMLLGLALTSVGVIVAQIITLPFNAAVNVLLYTDQRMRTEAFDLVLQTETRTRERLGQPGIDPDALWLPAYPPVQV; encoded by the coding sequence GTGACACCCGCGCCACCGGCACTGAAACCCGGCATCATCCCGCTGCGCCCGCTGGATCTGTCCGCGCTGTACAACGGGGCCGTCGCCGCCATTCGCGCCAACCCCAAGGCAACGATCGGTCTTACCGCCGTGGTCGTGGTCATCAGCCAGCTGCTCACCTTCGCGTTGCAAGCCGGACCCATCCTGGGACTTCTCAGCGGTGTCGGCAGCTTCGACGCGAACAGTGACGATGCCTTCGCCGCCGCATTCGGGATCGGATACTTCGGCGGCGCGGCCATCGGCTACGTGATCACCATGCTGGTCACCATCGTCCTGAGCGGCATGCTGACAGTCACCGTCGGACGCTCGGTGTTCGGTGAACACACCACTCCCTCGGAGGCCTGGCAGCGTGCCAAACCCCGCATCTGGGCGCTCATCGGATTAGCGTTCCTCTCCGCTCTACTGCTGACCCTGCCTCTCGCGATCGGTATCGCGGGAGTGGTCGGGCTTGCCCTCACCGTCGGCCCGTGGGGCGCGGTACCGGCGGGCTTCGCGCTCGGGTTCGGCTTCCTGGCGCTGTACTTCTATCTCATTCCCGTCTTCGCCCTGGCCTCACCGGTACTCATCCTGGAGCGCCAGAGTGTCTTCGGCGCAATCGGCCGATCAATATCCTTGGTACGCAAAGGCTATTGGCGCCTCCTGGGCATCCTGCTACTCACATCCATCATCGTCGGCATCGTGGCCGGCATCCTGGGAATGCCCTTCAGCCTCGGCGGACAGATCGGCATGGGCCTGGGCTCATCGAATACCAGCAGCACGACAATGCTCCTGGGTCTGGCGCTAACCAGTGTCGGTGTCATCGTCGCCCAGATCATCACGCTGCCGTTCAACGCCGCGGTGAACGTGTTGCTCTACACCGATCAGCGAATGCGCACCGAGGCATTCGATCTCGTGTTGCAAACCGAAACCAGAACGCGTGAGCGCCTCGGACAACCCGGCATCGATCCTGATGCGTTGTGGCTGCCCGCGTATCCCCCGGTTCAGGTGTAA